CCGTGGGCCTGGAGGGATTCGAGGCGCTGCTTGGCCTCGCGTGGGGACGGGCGGTGCCCCTCGTCGACCCACCAGAGGGCGTAGTGGGGCCGGCCGAAGGTGGAGAACCACTCCTTCCGACGCCGGACGTACTGGGCGTGGCCTGACTGGTAGGTGTAGTCGCGCAGCGCGTCGACCGAGCGCCACACGCTCAGATTGACGAGGAGGTGGCTGTCACCGAAGACCCGCCCAACGAGCCGGTTGACCTCGTCGCCCTGGAGGCGCCAGACGAACCCGGGGGACTGCTCGGCGAGTCGGTTCATGGGCTCGATGGCCCGCGCAAACTCCGACATCGTGGTGCCGTCCATGGGCCCGAGGGGGCGAGCGAGGTTGACCTGGGCGAGGTGCATCTACGCGTCCTCGACGGGATCGGCAGACGGCTCGGGGACGGCGGGCTGCGCGAGCTCCCGGCCGTCCATGAGCGCGACGAACTGGTCGAACAGGTAGCGGCTGTCGTGCGGGCCGGGGCAGGCCTCCGGGTGGTACTGGACCGAGAAGCCGGGGAACCGGAGGAACTTGAGCCCCTCGACCGTCTGGTCGTTGAGGTTCCGGTGGTCCACCTCGGCGATCCCGTCGAGGCCGGCTTCCTGAACGGCGAACCCGTGGTTCTGGGTCGAGATCTCGACGTGGCCCGTCGTCAGGTTGAGGACCGGGTGGTTCGCGCCGCGGTGCCCCACCTTCATCTTGTAGACCTCGAGCCCCTCAGCGAGGGCCATGAGCTGGTGGCCGAGGCAGATCCCGAACGTCGGCGTGCCGCTCCCGATGACCTGGCGGGCGAGGTCGACCGCCTCGGGCATCGCGCGGGGGTCGCCGGGGCCGTTCGAGAAGAAGATGCCGTCGGGCTCCCAGGCCATCACGTCGTCGAACGACGTGCCGGCGGGGAACACGCGGACGGCGCAGCCGAGGTGGGCGAACGACCGGAGGATGTTCCGCTTGACGCCGTAGTCGAGGACGGCGACGCGGCGCTCGCCGCTCTCCGCGAAGTCGTACGGCTCGCCGGCGGTCACGCGGCTGGCCAGCTCGAGGCCGGCCATGCTCGGGACGGCCTTCGCCTTGGCGACGAGCGAGGCGTCGTCGAGGTCCTCCGACGAGATCACGCAGTTCATCACGCCCTGCTCGCGGATGTGGCGGACCAGCTTCCGCGTGTCGACACCGGAGATGCCGACGAGCCCGTGGCGCTCCATGTAGGCCGCGAGCGTCTCCTCCATGTCGCTGTTGGACGGGTCGCGTGAGAACTGGCGGACCACGAGGCCGGCGACGTGGGGGCGGGGCGCTTCGGTCGCCTCCTCGAAGGCGCCGTAGTTGCCGATGTGGGGGTACGTCATCAGCATGACCTGCCCGGAGTAGCTCGGGTCGGTCAGGATCTCCTGGTACCCGCTCATCGACGTGTTGAAGCAGAGCTCGCCGGCCGTCTCGCCGACGGCGCCGACGGACTGCCCTTCGACGACGGTGCCGTCTTCGAGCGCGAGCTTGGCGGGGAGCGGAGTGGGCATGGGCGTGGGGTACAAAAAAAGCCTTCCGAAAAACGGAAGGCTCAACGGCGGCGGGGCCGTTCTTGGGAAGGCGAGGCGGTCGAAATCCGGGGGGCTTGCATAGCGTCCGACGGCTCCGCCCAAGCTACGCAGGGCCGCGCGGCGCGGCGGGACACCGTCCCACTTTCACATGGCGTTTGCGACGCGGCCCGTTCCAGCCCCCTCGGAAGGCGTCGGGATTGATCTCTGACGGCGCGTCGCGGGCGCGTATCCTCGCCGACGCCCGTTCCGCTCCCGTGCCCGCCGCGCCGCCCCCGCTCCCCTCNNNNNCCCGACGCGGGCGCTGGCGGCGCTCGCGGTCAGCCTCGCCGTCGTGAACGCGGCGTTCCTGCTCTGGCCGGACCCGGACCTGGGACCCGAGCTCCCGCGGGACGTGGCGCCGAGCGAGCAGATCGTCCTGGAGGTCATCGAGCCGACGACCCAGCCGCCGCCGCCGGCCAACCTCCCCCCTGCTCCGCCGCCGCTCACGACCTCCGACCTCCCGCCGGTCGAGGTGCCCGACGAGGTGATCGAGGAGGACATCGTCCGCGACCTGACGATCCCGACGCCGCCGGTGCCCGCGCCCCGTCGGACCGCGAGCCCGACCCGGACTCCCGTGCCGGCGCCCGCCCCGCCCGCGCCTCCGGGTCCGCCTGCCCCGGCGCCCTCCGCCCCGCCGCCCGCGGCCGACCGGATCGTCGAGCGGCCCGATCGGAGCCCGAGCCTGAGCGGGCAGGCGCTCCCGGTCTATCCCCGCACCGCGTCGGTCTCCGACTTCCGGGGCCGCGCCCGCGTCCGTGTGCTCGTCAGCTCCGGCGGGCGCGTGACCGAGGCGGAGATCCTGGAGCGGGCCGAGTTCCGGGGCGGCCGGGAGGTCGCCGTGCCGTCGTTCCCGCCCGAGTTCGACGCGGCGATCCTCGAGGCCGCGCGGCGCCACGTGTTCCGCCCGGCCCGCGACGGCGGCGAGCGCGTGCGGGCGTACGCCTTCATCTCGGTCTCGCTCGACCCGCCGCAGTAGCGTCCGGCTCCGCCCGCCTCGGCGAGGTCGGGGACGGACCCGAGGCGGACGACGTGGGCTGACTTCACCCGATTTGATCAGTCTCGGGGGCGCGGCGGACGGATCATGGGCGTTCCCGGGCCGATGCCCGCCCCCATGGACCGCGACCTCGCCCTCCCCCGCTACGGACTCGTCTACCGCCTCTTCGGCGCGGTCGTCGCCGTCTGGCTGACGGTCGTCCTCGTGCTCGGCATCCTCGGGCCGGTCTCGAACCTCCCGATCCTGGAGCACACGGCGCGGAACCTGTATTTCCACGTGCCGATGTGGTTCGTGCTCTACGCCGGCGCGATCGCCGGGGCGTGGCACGCCGGGCGCTACCTCGCGACGGGCCGGACGCTCCACGACGTCCGCTCCGAGGCCGCGTGGGTGGTCTCGACGGTGGCCGGAGTGACCGCGCTCGTGACGGGCGTCGTGTGGGCCCGGTTCACGTGGTATCAGGGGACCGGTCTGTGGTGGAGCCCGGAGCCCCGCCAGAACATGGTGGCCGTCCAACTCCTCATCTCGGGCGCCTACTTCGTGCTCCGCGGATCGCTCGACCGGCCCCGCCAGCGGGCCCGGCTCTCCGCCGTCTACGCCCTGTTCGCGACGGCGACGATGCCGTTCCTGACCTACGTCCTGCCGCGCCGGATGGCGAGCCTCCACCCGGGCGCCGAGGGCAACCCGGCGTTCAGCGAGATGGACATCGCGGCCGACATGCGGTGGATCTTCTACGCTGCGGCCGTGGGCTTCCTCCTGCTCGCGTGGTGGCTCTACACGCAGCGCGTTCGGGGGAAGGTTGCGGAGCTCCGCGCCGAGGCGCTCGACGCGCCCACCATCGCCCCGCCCGTCGTCGTCTCCTGATGCAGCCCGCCGACACCACGATCGCCGTCCTCGACCCCGCCTCCGCCCAGGCGGTGACCGAGCAGCCGCCGCAGGGCATCGAGCGCACCATGCTCGCGCAGGACAAGCTCCCGGTCGTGCTGGCCGTCGTCCTCATCGTCTGGCTCGGCGTCCTCCTCCTCCTGTTCCGGACCGACCGCCGGCTCGCCCGCGTCGAGCGTCGTCTCGACGAGCGAGAGGCCGATCGGTCGTAGATTTCCCCCGCCTGCCCCACCTCTCCCATGCGCCCCACGACCCTCCTCGGTATCGCCTTCGTCGGCATCTTCGGGTTCCTCGTGGTCACCAGCTTCAGCGACCAGGTGACCGGCTGGGAGACGTTCGAGGACGCCGCCGAGAACGGCCGGAAGGCCCACGTCGTCGGGACGTGGGTCCGCGACGCGCCCTCGGGCTACGACCCGGCACGAAACGTGTTCACGTTCACCATGGCCGACACCGCCGGGACCGTCCGGTCGGTCGTCTACGCCAATCCGAGGCCGGCCAACTTCGAGGACGCCGAGCGCGTCGTGGTCCAGGGCCGGATGACGGCGGGTGCCCAGGGCGAAGTGTTCGAGGCCGAGCACATCCTGGTCAAGTGCCCCTCGAAGTACAACGACATGCGCGACGTCGAGGGCGGGCACCCGGACGACATCCCGCGCGGTGAGCGGGAGCCAGTCACGACGGCCTCGGCGGGCTCGTGAGTCGTCGCCGGAGGCGGTCGTCGAGCGGGACACCGCGGCGCCGTCGGCGCGGTCCGCTCCTACGCCTGAGTCGGCGGACGTGGATCGGCCTGGGTGTAGCCGGGCTCGCGCTGATGGCCGCCGGCTACGCGCTCGGCTCCCGACCCGAGGCCACCGAGGCGGACGCCCCCGTCCCCCCCTGCCCCAGCACGCCCAACTGCGCCCGGCTCCGGATCCCGATCGCCGAGACGCCGCTGGCCGTGACGAACGCGGTCCACCAAGCGTTCAGCGGGATCGGCGACGACAACGGCCTAGGGGTTCCGAGCGCCTTCGTACCGACCGAGTCCGGTGCCCTCGCCTCGTTCGCTGTTGGGCCGTTCCAGGACGACGTCGTGATCGCCGTCGAGCCCGCGTCCCGCGGCTCTGTCCTGTGGGTCCGCAGCTCGGCGCGCGTGGGCGGGTCCGACCTGGGGGTCAACCGCCGGCGGGCACGGCGGATCGTCGAGGCCGTCGCCGCGTGGCTCCCGCCGGGCAACGTCGACCTCGGCGAGTAGCGGGGACCCCGGCGGGAGACGCGCGTTCGGAACGCCTCCCTCCGCGACCCATGTCCGTCCCCGACCTCGACCTCCAGCGCCTGACCGATCAGATGAAGGGCATGGGGGCCGACGGCCTCCGCCTGCCTCCTCCCGTCCTGGAGATGATGCAGGCCGAGGTCCGCGACTACCGCCCGGCCGGCGAGGACGGCGTGGGCTCGGCGCTCGTGCTCCGCTTTCCGATCCTCGAGACGTTCCAGAACCCGATGGGCTTGATGCAGGGCGGCATGCTCGCCGCCGCCGTCGACAACGTCATCGGCCCGCTCAGCTACCTCGCGGCGCCGCCGAGCGTGACGTCGCAGCTCACGATGACCTACCTCGCGCCGGTCACGCCCGACCTCTCCCACATCGACGTCGAGGCGCGCCTGGTCGCCCGCGCCGGTCGCCAACTCGTGTTCGACGCGACGGTCCGCGCGCCCGACGGGCGGGAGTTGGCGGTGTGCCGCGCCAGCCAGACGATCGTCCGTGGGAAGAGAGCGGCGGGATAGGGCACGGAGCCTGAGGGCCCGGTCCCTCCACCCCACATCCCCTACCCCTCCACCTCGTAGACCGTGACCGGCGTGCCCGACGCCGGGTCGAACCGGCAGCCGGCCTCGCAGCCGAGCGCCGCCAGCGCGCCCGCGTCGAGACGCCCCGCCTCGACCTCCGGCCACCGCGCGTGCATGGCGCCGAGCGCGAACGACGCGCCCGACCCCATCGCCCAGAACCGCGTAAACTCGTGGACCTCGCGCATGTCGTATACGCCGAAGATGCCCGTCGGCGCAGCGATGAGGAGCGAGACCTGCGTGCTCTCGTACGGGTCGCCCTCCTGGTCCGTCTCCGGGTTGAGGTAGTACTCGTCCTTCAGGATCGGGTGGAGCGCGCGGAACGTCTCGAAGATGCCGCGCCGGCTGGTCAGGTCCGCCTCGGGGAAGTGGTCGAGGGCGTCCTGGATCACGAGGTGGTGCGCCGTGTAGCCGACGATCCCCACGCACGCGGCGCCGACGCGGATGACCTTCTCCCCGGCCGCGTCGAGGTCGGGTGGGAGGCGGAGGTCGTTGAACGTCGTGAGCGCGTCGGCGGCCATGGCCGTGCCGCTGGCGGTCCGCGTGACGGTGAGGGTGGACATGCGAGTTCGGTGTTCAGAGGGTGGAGTTCGGTCGGTGCGGGTGGACGCACTCCGACCTCCGGACTCCCCTCGTCGCGACCCTACAGGTACAGCAGGGTCGCGACGAGGAAAAAGACCGTCAGGCCCAGGATGTCGTTCGAGACGGTGATGAACGGTCCCATAGCCAGCGCGGGGTCGATCCCGATGCGGTTGAGGGCGAGGGGGACCGTCGCGCCCACGAGCGTCGACAACACGATGACGATCATGAGAGCGATCGCGGCCGTCAGCGCGAGCCGCGCTGTGTCGTCTCCGAAGCCCGACAGCACGACGATGCCGGCCAGGGCGACGGCGAGGACGACGCCGTTGAGAAGCGCCACGCCGAGCTCCTTGCCGATCCGTCGCGCGAGGTCGCTCCGCCACAGGTCGCCCGAGGCGAGGCCCTGGACCGCGATCGCCGACGATTGAATGCCGGCGTTGCCGGCCATCGCCATCACGATGGGGATGAACAGCGCGAGGACGGGCGCGATCGTCAGCGCCTCCTCGAACCCGACGATCACGAGGCCCGACACGTACGCCCCACACAGCCCGAGGAGGAGCCACACGAGCCGGCCGCGCGACACGGCGAAGATGCTCGACGAGAGCTCTTCCTCGCCCGTGATGCCGACCGCGCGCTGGAGGTCTTCCTCGGCCTCCTCGCGGATCACGTTCATCACGTCGTCGATCGTGATCCGGCCGAGGAGCCGGCCGCCGGCCGAGACGACCGGGAGCGCGACGAGGTCGTACCGCTCCATGATGCGCGCGACCTCCTCCTGGTCGAGGTCGGGCTCGACAGAGACGGCGTCGCCCTCACAGACCTCGTGGACCGGCGTGTCGGCCGGCGACAGGAGCAGCCGCTTGAGCGGGATCACGCCGGCCAGCTTGTTCTCCTCGTCGACGGCGTAGACGGCGAAGACGGGGTCGACGGCGTCGGCGTTGGACCGGACGGCCTCGGTCGCCTCCGCGACGGTCGCGGTGAGCGGGACGGCGACGACCTCGGTCGCCATGAGCCCGCCGGCCGTGTCCTCGCCGTAGCTGAGGAGCGCCTCGATGTCGACCGCGTCTTCGAGCTGGACCAGGACGTCCTCCGCCTGCGTGACGTCGACGTCGGCGAGGACGTCCGCCTGGTCGTCCGACGCGAGCGGGTCGATGAGGGCGACCAGCTCGGGCGTCGAGAGGCCGTCGAGGAGGTCGACGCGCTCGGCGCTCTCGAGCTCGGGGAGGGCGCGGCTCGTGACCTCCTCGGGGAGCCAGCGGAACACGACGCGGGCGAGGTCGGCCGGGAGGTGCTGGAGGAGCGCCGCGAGGTCGGCCGGCCGGAGGTCGGCGACGAGGTTGAGGACGTGGCCGCGATGGCCGGCCTCGACGAGATCGACGACGGCCTCGACGAGGTGGTCATCGACGAGCGTCGGCGAGTCGGGGGGGACGACGGGGGCGGCGTTCTCGCTCACGGGCCGGGGGGACGGGCGGCGGGGCCGCCGAGGTGGCGGGCGAGGCGGACGAAGTCGGACGGCGAGACGGCCTCGGGCCGGAGCGTCGCAGCCCACTCCGGGACCTCGACGCCGGCCCCGTCCGCGAGCGGGCCCAGGCTGTTGCGGAGCATCTTCCGCCGCTGCCCGAACGCCGCGCGGACCGTCCGCTGCAGGGCCGCGAAAGGTACGTCCGGCGCCTCCGCAGACGCGAAGTCGAGCGCGACGACGGCGCTCTCGACGTTGGGCCGAGGGCGGAAGCAGTGGCGCGACACGTCGAAGAGCGGCCGGGCGTCGGCGTAGAGCGCGAAGTAGACCGAGAGCGTGCCGTAGGTCTTCGACCCGTGCGGGGCCACGATCCGGTCGGCGACCTCCTTCTGCACCATCACGACCGCCCGCGCCACGTGCTCCCGCGCGTCCAGGAGGGCGAAGAGGATCGGCGACGTGATGTAGTACGGCAGGTTGCCGACGACGTGAAGGGCGGCCTTCGATTCGTCGGCCCCACTCGCCTCGGCGGCCTGCCGGTCGCGGTCAACGTTTTGCCCAGTCCCCGCCCCCCCTTCCGCCGTCCCCGCCCGCAGCGCCCCCCAGTTCGTGTCGAGCACGTCGCCCGCGCGAACGTCGAGGCGGGGGTAGGCGGTGCGGAGATGTGTGATGGCCTCCTCGTCGACCTCTAGCGCGATCAGGTCGGGGTAGCGCCGAAGCAGGTCGCCCGTCAGCGCGCCCTCGCCGGGGCCGATCTCGACCACCTGCGCGCCAGGCGGTGCGTCGACCGCGTCCACGATCTTTCGGATCGTGTTGGGGTCGGTCAGGAAGTGCTGGCCGAGACGCTTTTTCGGACGGACGGACACGGGCGGGCGCGAGAGGGGCCCTACAGAGTAGAGGCGCGCGAGGAGCGGAAGCGTCCTCGCGGGGATCTCTACCCCCTCTTCTCCATCTCCGATCCGCTAGGCCGGCCGGTGACCGCGGCGGTACCACAGCAATCCCCCGAGGCCGATCGCCCCGAGGTAGGCCAGGATCGTCGCGACCCACGAGATCAGGAGGCCCTGCTGGCGCGTCTCGGGCCGATAGCGGAGCGTCACGATGTGCTCGCCAGCCGGCACGGGGATCCCGCGGAGCAGGAAGTCGGTCCGGACGATCGGCGCCTCCTGGACGCCGATCTGCGCGGTCCAGCCGGCCGGATAGTAGACCTCGCTCGCCACCAGGAGTCGCGGTCGGTCGGTCTGCACACGGTACACGATCTCGTCGGGTTCGAACCGTTCGAGTTGGACGCTCGCGCCGGCCGAGTCGGGGGGGGCGCCCGTGAGGGCCTCAGCGGAGAGGTCGCCCGGGAGCGGCTCGGACACGAACGCCACGCGCGACAGATCGGTGGCCTCGTCCCGGATCCGGGCCACGAGAGCGTCGTCGTCCGCGACCACGGCGACCGAGTCGACGAGGAAGGCCCGGGGAAGGGCCGACGAGTCGACGGCGACGACGAGGCCGGTCTGCTCGTCCTGGAACACGGGCTCGTAGCCGGGCACGATGCCCGGGAGCACCGTATACCGGGCCGAGAGGAGCGACAGCGCGTTCCGGTTGAGGCCCGTCGAGTCGTCCGGGAGGAGCCGGTCGAAGTACTCCTGGATGAGGGCCAGCTTGGCGCCGTGGTAGCCGCCGACCGACTCGTAGAAGTACGACGGCACGGCGTTCTGCGACCAGTTGTTCGGCAGCACGCGGAACCGGCCGGGCCCACCCGCCTCGGCGACGCGCTCGACGAGGTACTGGTCGGCCTGCGTCGGCTGGATCTGGGCCTCGATGCGGGACGTCCGGCGGAGCGACGGGTCGTCCTCGTTGAAGTAGCGCCGCCCCACGCCCCACAGGTCGAAAGTGGCGAGCAGGGCGAGGCCGGCAAGGACGGCCCACGCGGGCGCCTTCTTCCACAGGAGCGCCGCCGCGAGGCCGAGGGCGACCAGGAGCAGGAGCATCGACCGGCCGGCGTCGTCCGAGAACAGGTCCTCGCGCTGGCCTTCGACCTCGTCGAGGTACTGCGCCGTCATCTGGCGGACCTGCGGGTCGGCCGGCGAGAGGCCGCTCTGCTGTGCGGCCATCATGGCGATCTGCGCGCCTTCGTCGGGCTTCTCGAAGTCGAGCGGGCCGCCGCCCGTGAGCCACATCCCCCCGATGAGGATCGCCAGGACGGCGCCGGCGCCGAGGACGACGCGCTGCTTGCGGTCCTCTGCCTCGGGCGTCGCCTCCCGGCGAGCGAGATAGTACGCCCCCCACCCCGCGAGGAGCGCCACGAGGAGGACCACTGCCGCCAGCCACGTCTCCGGCACGCGGAAGGCGTCGAAGAGCGGGAGCACCTCGAACGCCGGCCGGTTCAGGAGGGGGAGGTTCTCTCCGAGCGAGAACCCGACCATGAGGAGCCCTGCGACGGCGAACGCGATCACGGACCGCCGCGCCACGCCGACGGCACCTACGAACGCGAGAAAGGCGACCACCGGGCCGACGTAGTGCGGGCCCTCGGTGAACGGCTTGGCGCCCCAGTAGGTCTGCCCGCCGCCGCCGTAAGCGTTCGGGATCACGAGCGTCAGAAGCTCGCCGAAGCCCTGGCTCCAGGCCATCGCGTACTCCCACGCGAGCCCGCCTCCGGGCCCGGCCGATCGGATCGTGAACGCCTTGTACTCCGCCTGCAGGAGGTACGGATCGGCGACAATGGCCAGGGCCACGACGCTGCCGAGGCCGAGGAGGCCGGTCGAGACGGCCCACGTCTTCGCGCGACCGTCGCGGGCCGCCGCGATGCCCTCCGCGATCCACCAGATGACGGCCGCGATGACGATGTAATACGTGATCTGGACGTGGCCCGCGCGAAGGTTGACCGCCGCCGCGATCGCGAACAGGAGCGTCAAGAGCGCGCTCATCATCTTGCCGGTCTCGGGTGTCCGACGGATCAGCGCGGCGAACGCCAGCAGCAACCACGGGGCGTAGCTGAGGGCGATGAACTTGGTGTTGTGCCCGGCCGTGAGGATGATGGGCAGGTACGTCGAGAGCCCGTAGCCGACCGCGGCCAGCACGCCAGCGAGGGGCCACCGCGTCAGGTAGAAGACGAGGAGGTACGTCCCCAGCAGAAGCACGAAGAAGTGCGCGACGGGCCAGAGCCCGGCCTTCCGGAGGGCGCTCACGACGGTGTCGGCGCCGGGCACGCGGGAGCCGCCGAGGATCATGGTCCCGGGCATCCCGCCGAACACGTTCGGGGCCCACTCGGGCCGGACGCCCGACTCGGCCTCGTACTCGAGCATGGCCTCCGCCGTCGCCGCCCACTGGACCGTGTCGCCGCCCACGAGCGTCCGCCCGCCGAACGTCGTCGACGCGAAGAAGCCGATGGCGACCAGGAACAGGAAGCCGATGCAAACGGCCTGCTGGACCCACGTCGGCTGCCTGTCCCACAGCGACGCCTCGCGTGTGACGGGACCGGCGCGGCGCACGCGGCTCCGCTGCTTCCAGACCTCGTTGCCTTCGAGGGGCGCGGGCCCCCCCGCCGCCCCGGGGCGGCTCTTCCTCGACTTCGCCATGAGCTGAGCTTAGATGTGAGTCGGGCGCGCCACCCGGCGCGCCTCGGCAGACTGGCGGAGCGCCTCGGCCGCGGCGGCCGGCACGTCGTCGAGCGTCACCAACGCGACGCGCACGGCGACCGTGCCTCGGGGCACGAGCACGTTGCGGACCTCGACGTCGTACGACGCGGGCGGCAACGAGCACGCCGGCGCGAACACGCCCGGGTCGACGGTCCCGTCGACGTAGACGTACACGGTGTCGCCGAGCGCGCGGGCCACCAGCGGAAGCGGCGCGAGATCCCCGCCGAAGCCGAGCGTCACCGCGTCGTACAACACCTCCACGACGCCGTCGGGCGTCACGCCGGGGTCGACGCCGACGCCGGGCGCCGTCGTCACGGTGATCTGCGGGTCGATGGCGTCGACGAACGCGACCGTGAGCGTGTCGCCGACGCCGGAGCCGTCGGCCAGGAGGAGGCCGCCCGTCGTCGTAGCCCGTGACGTCTCGGCGGAGCAGTCGCCGAGCGAGCACCCGCCGGTGGCGAGCGCGACGAGCAGGCACAGAAGGGCAGGGCGCATGGGTCGCAAGATAGGCCGGCTCAGTCGCCCCTCTTGTCCGATCCGGCGACACGCCTCAGGTCCCCGTGCGCCGTCAGCTCGCCCGCGAGGACGGCACGGACGCGCTCCTGGAGATCGGCGGCGTCGCCACGCGAGAGGCCGACCGTCGGGATCGGCTCGCCGATGACGAACCGCGCCTCGCCCGGCCGCGCCGTCTTGAGCCGGTTCGAGAACAGCCCGGCGTGCCCCACCATCGTCACGGGCACGACCGGCACGCCCGACTCGATGGCCAGCACGAACGGCCCACGCATGAACGGCCGGAGCGCGTGCGCGTGGCTCCGACCGCCTTCCGGGAACAGCAGCACGGAGTCGCCGCCCTGGATCCGCTCGGCGACGCGCCGGAGGTCGCGGACCGACGCCCGCGCGTTCGAGCGGTCGATGAACAGGCACGCCGTCTTCTCCAACACCCACCCCACGACGGGCCACTCGCGGATCTCGTGCCGCGCGACGTAGAGGAACGGTCGGGGGAAGCCGACCATGGCCACCGGAATGTCGAGCGAGTTCACGTGGTTCGACACGAACACCACGGGCCCGTCGGGCAGCGGCGCGCGCTCCTCGACGCGGACGCGCATCCCGACGACCGCGAGGATCACGCGGGCCCACGGGCGCATCCAGGCGCGGAGCGTCTCCGCAGTCGGGGCGAACACGGAGTGGATCACGACGCCGGGACTCATCGTGACCGTGAAGAACGACGCCCAGAGGAGCGTCCAGACGAACCAGACCCGTCGGCCGAGCGACGGCGACGGCGGATCGAGGTGGAGGGCGGGCGAAGCGACGGGGGGCACGGCCGGAAGCTATCCCCGCTTCGCCGCTCGCTGCGCGGCCCGCGCCGACCGAATCAGCGTCGTCGCGGACGCGAGCCCGGTCGTCCGCGCTGGGTCCGGCAACCCGTCGAGGATCAGCGGCCCGTCCACGCCCGCCTCGGCGAGCGCCCGGAGGTGGGCGTCCCACCCGACCGCACCGGCGCCGATCTCGTCGTCGACCCACTCACCGTCGGTTACTCCGCCGTCGCGGACGCCCACACAGAATGCGAGCGACGCGTCGAGAACCGCGGAGAGCCCGTCGGCCGGCGCCTCGCCGCTGGCGAGTGCGTCCGCCGGCCGCCAGTCCGCGCCCACCGCCCCGTGGTCGACCGCAGCGAGGAGCGCGGCGAGGTCGGCGCCCGTCGCTACGTCGGTCCCGAGAAGGTTGCGGACGGCGAGTCGGAGCCCGAGCGCCGCCGCCCTATCCCCTGCCTGGCGCAGCGCGTCGGCGGCCGCCTCCAGCTCGAACCCCGGTGCCGCGAGCGCGCCGACGCGGACGAGGTCGCAGTCGAACCGGCGGGCGAAGGCGGCGACGTCGTCGAGGCGGGCGAGGTCGTTGAGCCAGACGGCCCGCGACGCCGCCGAGCCCTCGAACAGCCCCGGGTCGAGTGCGACGACCGCCAGCTCAGCCTCCTCCAGTCGACGCCGAAGCGGCGCCTCGTTGATCTCGGGCACGCGACCGCCCTCCGAGCCCCGGAGCGCGACGCCGTCGAGGCCCCACAGGAGGGTCAGCTGGACCGCTCGGGCGGGGTCGTCCGTGGCGATGTCGGGCGTCCAGGCGGTCGTCATCGGGGAGAACGAGTGGCGAGGGTGTCCGAGGACGGAGCGGGGATGCGAGCGGCCTCAGCGGTCTGTTCGATGAGGGCGGCGGCGAGATCGACCCCGCCCGCGTCCACGTCGAGGCGGATGACGGGGACGCCATCGACCGTGGCCGGGCCCTCCCCGCCCGCCACGACGAACGCGCGGATCTGGTCGCGCGGCCACAGCGAGCTTCGGAGCACCTGGCGGACGCCGTCGCCCCCCGGCCAGAAGGCGACTTCCACCGTCCGCTC
This sequence is a window from Rubrivirga marina. Protein-coding genes within it:
- a CDS encoding DUF3291 domain-containing protein gives rise to the protein MHLAQVNLARPLGPMDGTTMSEFARAIEPMNRLAEQSPGFVWRLQGDEVNRLVGRVFGDSHLLVNLSVWRSVDALRDYTYQSGHAQYVRRRKEWFSTFGRPHYALWWVDEGHRPSPREAKQRLESLQAHGPTPDAFTFTHVFDPSGLDAEAG
- the carA gene encoding glutamine-hydrolyzing carbamoyl-phosphate synthase small subunit → MPTPLPAKLALEDGTVVEGQSVGAVGETAGELCFNTSMSGYQEILTDPSYSGQVMLMTYPHIGNYGAFEEATEAPRPHVAGLVVRQFSRDPSNSDMEETLAAYMERHGLVGISGVDTRKLVRHIREQGVMNCVISSEDLDDASLVAKAKAVPSMAGLELASRVTAGEPYDFAESGERRVAVLDYGVKRNILRSFAHLGCAVRVFPAGTSFDDVMAWEPDGIFFSNGPGDPRAMPEAVDLARQVIGSGTPTFGICLGHQLMALAEGLEVYKMKVGHRGANHPVLNLTTGHVEISTQNHGFAVQEAGLDGIAEVDHRNLNDQTVEGLKFLRFPGFSVQYHPEACPGPHDSRYLFDQFVALMDGRELAQPAVPEPSADPVEDA
- the ccsA gene encoding cytochrome c biogenesis protein CcsA, yielding MDRDLALPRYGLVYRLFGAVVAVWLTVVLVLGILGPVSNLPILEHTARNLYFHVPMWFVLYAGAIAGAWHAGRYLATGRTLHDVRSEAAWVVSTVAGVTALVTGVVWARFTWYQGTGLWWSPEPRQNMVAVQLLISGAYFVLRGSLDRPRQRARLSAVYALFATATMPFLTYVLPRRMASLHPGAEGNPAFSEMDIAADMRWIFYAAAVGFLLLAWWLYTQRVRGKVAELRAEALDAPTIAPPVVVS
- a CDS encoding CcmD family protein, whose amino-acid sequence is MQPADTTIAVLDPASAQAVTEQPPQGIERTMLAQDKLPVVLAVVLIVWLGVLLLLFRTDRRLARVERRLDEREADRS
- a CDS encoding cytochrome c maturation protein CcmE, with protein sequence MRPTTLLGIAFVGIFGFLVVTSFSDQVTGWETFEDAAENGRKAHVVGTWVRDAPSGYDPARNVFTFTMADTAGTVRSVVYANPRPANFEDAERVVVQGRMTAGAQGEVFEAEHILVKCPSKYNDMRDVEGGHPDDIPRGEREPVTTASAGS
- a CDS encoding DUF1499 domain-containing protein gives rise to the protein MAAGYALGSRPEATEADAPVPPCPSTPNCARLRIPIAETPLAVTNAVHQAFSGIGDDNGLGVPSAFVPTESGALASFAVGPFQDDVVIAVEPASRGSVLWVRSSARVGGSDLGVNRRRARRIVEAVAAWLPPGNVDLGE
- a CDS encoding PaaI family thioesterase — encoded protein: MSVPDLDLQRLTDQMKGMGADGLRLPPPVLEMMQAEVRDYRPAGEDGVGSALVLRFPILETFQNPMGLMQGGMLAAAVDNVIGPLSYLAAPPSVTSQLTMTYLAPVTPDLSHIDVEARLVARAGRQLVFDATVRAPDGRELAVCRASQTIVRGKRAAG
- a CDS encoding MFS transporter, whose translation is MSTLTVTRTASGTAMAADALTTFNDLRLPPDLDAAGEKVIRVGAACVGIVGYTAHHLVIQDALDHFPEADLTSRRGIFETFRALHPILKDEYYLNPETDQEGDPYESTQVSLLIAAPTGIFGVYDMREVHEFTRFWAMGSGASFALGAMHARWPEVEAGRLDAGALAALGCEAGCRFDPASGTPVTVYEVEG
- the mgtE gene encoding magnesium transporter yields the protein MSENAAPVVPPDSPTLVDDHLVEAVVDLVEAGHRGHVLNLVADLRPADLAALLQHLPADLARVVFRWLPEEVTSRALPELESAERVDLLDGLSTPELVALIDPLASDDQADVLADVDVTQAEDVLVQLEDAVDIEALLSYGEDTAGGLMATEVVAVPLTATVAEATEAVRSNADAVDPVFAVYAVDEENKLAGVIPLKRLLLSPADTPVHEVCEGDAVSVEPDLDQEEVARIMERYDLVALPVVSAGGRLLGRITIDDVMNVIREEAEEDLQRAVGITGEEELSSSIFAVSRGRLVWLLLGLCGAYVSGLVIVGFEEALTIAPVLALFIPIVMAMAGNAGIQSSAIAVQGLASGDLWRSDLARRIGKELGVALLNGVVLAVALAGIVVLSGFGDDTARLALTAAIALMIVIVLSTLVGATVPLALNRIGIDPALAMGPFITVSNDILGLTVFFLVATLLYL